GCAACGTTAATCGACGCAGGGTTAGTCGGTCCCTAAGGCGAGGCTGAAAAGCGTAGTCGATGGAAAACAGGTTAATATTCCTGTACTTCTGGTTATTGCGATGGAGGGACGGAGAAGGCTAGGCCAGCTTGGCGTTGGTTGTCCAAGTTTAAGGTGGTAGGCTGGAATCTTAGGTAAATCCGGGATTCTAAGGCCGAGAGCTGATGACGAGTGTTCTTTTAGAACACGAAGTGGTTGATGCCATGCTTCCAAGAAAAGCTTCTAAGCTTCAGGTAACCAGGAACCGTACCCCAAACCGACACAGGTGGTTGGGTAGAGAATACCAAGGCGCTTGAGAGAACTCGGGTGAAGGAACTAGGCAAAATGGCACCGTAACTTCGGGAGAAGGTGCGCCGGTGAGGGTGAAGCATTTACTGCGTAAGCCCATGCCGGTCGAAGATACCAGGCCGCTGCGACTGTTTATTAAAAACACAGCACTCTGCAAACACGAAAGTGGACGTATAGGGTGTGACGCCTGCCCGGTGCCGGAAGGTTAATTGATGGGGTTAGCTAACGCGAAGCTCTTGATCGAAGCCCCGGTAAACGGCGGCCGTAACTATAACGGTCCTAAGGTAGCGAAATTCCTTGTCGGGTAAGTTCCGACCTGCACGAATGGCGTAACGATGGCGGCGCTGTCTCCACCCGAGACTCAGTGAAATTGAAATCGCTGTGAAGATGCAGTGTATCCGCGGCTAGACGGAAAGACCCCGTGAACCTTTACTATAGCTTTGCACTGGACTTTGAATTTGCTTGTGTAGGATAGGTGGGAGGCTTTGAAGCGTGGACGCCAGTTCGCGTGGAGCCAACCTTGAAATACCACCCTGGCAACTTTGAGGTTCTAACTCAGGTCCGTTATCCGGATCGAGGACAGTGTATGGTGGGTAGTTTGACTGGGGCGGTCTCCTCCTAAAGAGTAACGGAGGAGTACGAAGGTGCGCTCAGACCGGTCGGAAATCGGTCGTAGAGTATAAAGGCAAAAGCGCGCTTGACTGCGAGACAGACACGTCGAGCAGGTACGAAAGTAGGTCTTAGTGATCCGGTGGTTCTGTATGGAAGGGCCATCGCTCAACGGATAAAAGGTACTCCGGGGATAACAGGCTGATACCGCCCAAGAGTTCATATCGACGGCGGTGTTTGGCACCTCGATGTCGGCTCATCACATCCTGGGGCTGAAGCCGGTCCCAAGGGTATGGCTGTTCGCCATTTAAAGTGGTACGCGAGCTGGGTTTAGAACGTCGTGAGACAGTTCGGTCCCTATCTGCCGTGGACGTTTGAGATTTGAGAGGGGCTGCTCCTAGTACGAGAGGACCGGAGTGGACGAACCTCTGGTGTTCCGGTTGTCACGCCAGTGGCATTGCCGGGTAGCTATGTTCGGAATAGATAACCGCTGAAAGCATCTAAGCGGGAAACTAGCCTCAAGATGAGATCTCACTGGGACCTTGAGTCCCCTGAAGGGCCGTCGAAGACTACGACGTTGATAGGTTGGGTGTGTAAGCGCTGTGAGGCGTTGAGCTAACCAATACTAATTGCCCGTGAGGCTTGACCATATAACACCCAAGCAATTTGCGTCGAAAGGCCAGATTGCGGTGTGTGAAGACGCAACGAACCGAAAGTTCGAGAAACAAACACACAAATCTATTACATACCCAATTTGCTGAAGCGAGGCCAGCTGGTCACGACTCAGTACCCGAATTTCTTGACGACCATAGAGCATTGGAACCACCTGATCCCATCCCGAACTCAGCAGTGAAACGATGCATCGCCGATGGTAGTGTGGGGTTTCCCCATGTGAGAGTAGGTCATCGTCAAGATTGAATTCCGAAACCCCTATCTGCGTCTGCAGGTAGGGGTTTTGTTTTGTCCGCAGGAAAGTTCGTACAGCATTATCGGACCGCTCCTGGCTGTCACAGTCTGACGACAGTGCTAAGGTTCGGACCTAGCTTTTGTATTTCCCAAGGAAGCCTTTATGCCGGACGCTACGTCCCTCAGTGCTGGTTTTATGGTGGTTCACGGCAACCGCCTGGACGAGTTGCGTAGCCTAGTGGTCAGCTGGATGCGGCGCTACCCGTTGGCTCCCTTGGAAAATGAAATCGCCCTGGTACAGAGTAACGGCATCGCCCAATGGCTGAAGCTGGCACTGGCCGAAGACCCCGAAGATGACGACATGGGTGGCTGCGGAATCGCCGCTGCCATCGACGTGCAGTTACCGGGCAGCTTCATGTGGCAGCTCTATCGCATGGTACTGGGACGTGACGAAATCCCGGTCAAATCCCTGCTGGATAAAGCCCCGCTGACTTGGCGTCTGATGCGCCTGCTACCACAGTTGATCAACCAACCGCACTTCGAACCCCTGCAGCGCTTTCTTACCAATGACACCGACTTACGTAAACGCTATCAATTGGCGGAGCGATTGGCGGATCTGTTCGACCAATATCAGGTCTACCGTGCCGACTGGCTCGAAGACTGGGCAGAAGGTCGCCATCAGTTACGAAATGGCAGAGGCGAAGCCAAAGCCCTGACCCCGACCAACTGCTGGCAGGCGGAGCTGTGGCGTGCGCTGTTGCTGGATGTCGGTGAACAAGGCATGGCGCAAAGCCGCGCAGGCGTGCACCAACGCTTTATCGAGCGCATCAATAGCCTCGACGTGGCGCCCAGTGGTTTGCCGTCACGGGTGATCGTTTTCGGGATTTCTTCACTGCCTGCTCAAGCCCTGGAAGCGCTTGCCGGGCTGGCTCGATTCAGCCAGGTCTTGCTGTGCGTACACAACCCATGCCGTCACCATTGGGCGGACATCGTCGCCGATAAAGATCTGTTACGACATCAGTACAAGCGTCAGGCTCGCAAGAGCGGCATGCCAGTTGTGCTTGACTCGCAAACACTCCATCAGCATGCCCACCCGCTACTGGCAGCGTGGGGTAAGCAGGGGCGGGACTACATAAACCTGCTCGACAGCTACGACGATCCTAATAGCTATCGCTCGGCATTTCGTGACGGTCGCATCGACCTTTTCAGCGAAAACCAGCCACAGAACATGCTCAATCAGTTGCAGGACGATATCCTGGAATTGCGTCCCCTGAACGAGACTCGCGAGCATTGGACTGCTGTCGATCTGAGTAAGGATGAATCGATTCGTTTTCACATCGCTCATAGCGCTCAACGCGAAGTGGAGATACTCCATGATCAGTTGCTCGCGCGATTCAGTGCTGACCCAGACCTGAGGCCTCGCGACGTAATCGTGATGGTCCCGGACATTGACAGTTATGCCCCGCACATCCGTGCTGTCTTTGGTCAGCTTGATCGCTTTGATCCGCGCTTCATCCCTTTCACTCTTGCGGATCAAGGCCAGCGCGGCCGGGATCCGCTATTGATCGCTGTCGAGCATTTGCTAAAACTGCCCGATAGTCGCTTCCCCGTCAGCGAAATCCTCGATCTGTTGGACGTTCCGGCATTACGCGCTCGGTTTGGCGTAGAGGAACGTGACCTACCGACCTTGCATCGCTGGATTGAAGGCGCGGGCATCCGCTGGGGGATGAACGCCGAGCAGCGCGCGGGTCTGGGCCTGCCTGATGAACTGGAGCAAAACAGTTGGCGTTTCGGTTTGCGACGGATGCTGCTGGGTTATGCCGTGGGCAGCGCCAGTGCCTGCGAGGGGATCGAACCCTACGACGAGATTGGTGGTCTGGATGCCGCACTCATAGGTCCTTTGGTCGCACTGCTGGATGCGCTGGAAATTGCCCACCGGGAGCTCACTCAACCTGCAGCGCCCAAACAATGGGGCTCGCGGTTGCAAGCTTTGGTGCAGTTATTCTTCCTGGCCAGCAACGAGCATGACGACTATTTGTTGGCCCGACTTGAAGAGTTGCGCGAGACCTGGCTTGAGACCTGCGAGTCCGTAGGTTTGCAGGATGAGTTACCGCTGACCGTAGTGCGGGAAGCCTGGCTGGCGGGTCTCGACCAAGGTCGCCTGTCCCAGCGTTTCCTCGCCGGGGCCGTTAACTTCTGTACCTTGATGCCCATGCGAGCGATCCCCTTCAAACTGGTCTGCCTGCTTGGCATGAATGACGGCGATTACCCTCGCGCGCAACCGCCGCTGGATTTCGACCTGATGGGCAGTGACTACCGTCCCGGCGATCGTTCCCGACGCGAGGATGATCGCTATCTGTTGCTGGAAGCATTGTTGTCGGCACGCGACCAACTCTATATCAGCTGGGTCGGCCGCAGTATTCGGGACAACAGCGAGCGTCCTGCTTCGGTGTTGATAGGGCAGTTGCGTGACCATCTCGGCAGCGGCTGGCGACTGCACGATGACAATGATGACCTGCTTGAGTCCATGACTCAGGAACACCCGCTGCAACCTTTCAGCGCTCGCTACTTTCACGAAGGCGATGATCTATTCAGCTACGCCAGCGAGTGGCAGGTTCTTCATCAAGCCGGTGATCTGGCGACTGATATCGAAGTACTTGAACCCTACGTCCAGGACGAACCACTGAGCCTGGGTCAACTGCAGGATTTTCTGCGCAACCCTGTACGACATTTCTTCAGTCAGCGGCTCAAAGTGTTCTTCGAGGCTGCCGAAGTGCCTTTGGCAGATGAAGAGCCATTTGTACTCGACGCGCTGCAACGCTATAGCCTCAGCGACAGCTTGCTCGAAGCGGCGCTGGGGCAATTGGAGCAAACCGATCAGGTACTGGAGGCGCAGGCAAAACGCCTGCAAAACAGCGGGCTTTTGCCCATGGCCGGTTTTGGCGAATGCCTGCAGCGAGAGTTGATCGAACCGCTGCCGGATCTGTTGCAGCGCTATCGGCAGCTTCTGGCGTTATGGCCGACCCCGCTCACGAGCGCGTTGCCGGTGAGTTTGGAGCTGCACGGGCTGCGCCTGGAGGGCTGGCTCAGTGGCCTGCATCAACGCGCGGATGGCGGGTTGTTGTCGGTGACTACGATCCCCAACAGTATCGGTTCGACCAAGACCCGAAAGTGGCATCGGTTGACGCGACCTTGGGTCAATCACCTGGTTGCCTGTGCCAGCGGCATGCCGATGACAACTGCATTGGTGGCCAGCGACGACAGTTTGCTGCTCGGTCCGATAGAGGAGGCCGCAGCATCCCGGGTTTTGGGCGATCTGTTGTTGGCCTGGCAAACGGGCATGCGCCAGCCGCTGCCGATTGCAGTAAAAACAGCGTTCGCCTGGCTCGCTCAAACCGATCCGGCCAAAGCTGACGCCGCTGCTCGCAAGGCCTATGAAGGTGATGGCCAGACCACTGACGGCGAGCGCCGCGAAAGCCCGGCGCTCACTCGGCAATACGCCGATTACGATGCACTGATTGCCGACGAGACCTTCCCCGATTGGTGCAACGCTTTGTATAGGCCGCTGTTTGAGGCCTCCTGGCGTTCATCGACCAGCGAGGAGGCGCGCTCATGACCACGAAAACTCCGCTGGCCCTGGCATTCCCGCTACGTGGCAGCCAGCTGATTGAGGCCAGCGCCGGGACCGGCAAGACCTTCACCATTTCTGCGCTGTACTTGCGTCTGGTCCTTGGCCACGGCGGCGAGTCGAGTGGTTTTGGCCGTGAATTGCTGCCGCCGCAAATCCTCGTGGTGACCTTCACCGATGCCGCGACCAAAGAGCTGCGCGAACGTATTCGCACACGGCTGGCTGAAGCCGCACGGTTTTTCCGCGATGAGACACCGGCTCCGGATCGCCTCATTGCCGAGTTGCGCGAGCAGTACCTCCCCGAACAGTGGTCCGGTTGTGCAAACCGCCTGGACATCGCCGCCCAGTGGATGGATGAAGCGGCGGTATCGACCATCCACAGTTGGTGCCAGCGCATGTTGCGCGAACATGCGTTCGACAGTGGCAGCCTGTTCACCCAGACCCTGGAAACCGATCACAGCGATTTGCTCGGCGAAGTCCTGCGCGACTACTGGCGACTGTTCTGCTATCCAATGCAAGGCGATGCGTTGAACTGGGTTCGCGGCAATTGGGGCGGCCCTGCGGCGTTGCTGCCACGAGTGCGTGGGTTGTTCGCCAGCGAGCGTGACAGCGTTGAAGGTAAAGAGCCTGCCGAGTTGATTGCCGAGTGCCTGCAGGAGCGACGGGCTGCTTTGCTCGAACTCAAGATGCCCTGGCGCCAATGGGCGGATGAGTTGCTTGCCATCTGTCACCAAGGCGTCGCGAGCAAGAGCGTCGATGGCCGCAAGATGCAGCCGCGCTACTTTGAACCTTGGTTCGAGAAACTTCGAGCCTGGGCCGAAGACGAATCTCTTGAGCAGTTGGACATTGGCACCGGCTTCACTCGCCTGACTCCCGATGGCATGGCTGAAGCCTGGAAGGGTGAAGCCCCCCGTCATCCCGGTCTCGATGCAATGCCCGGTCTCAAGACCAGTCTCGATGGGTTGCCGACCCCCGATGCCGCCGTGCTGCAACACGCCGCTCACTGGGTGGGTGCACGGTTCGAGGAAGAAAAGCGTCGCCGCGCGGAAATGGGCTTCGATGACATGCTGCTGCGCCTCGATGCGGCTTTGCAGTCCGAAGGCGGTGAGCGCCTGGCAACACTGATCCGCGAGCAGTTCCCGGTCGCGTTGATCGACGAATTCCAGGACACCGACCCGGTGCAGTATCGAATCTTCGAGAGCATTTATCGCATCGAAGACAACAATCCTGAAACCGGTCTGTTTCTGATCGGTGACCCGAAGCAGGCGATCTATGCCTTCCGCGGGGCCGACATCTATACCTACCTGCGCGCTCGCCAGGCCACCACTGGCCGCCTGCATACCCTAGGCACCAACTTCCGCTCCAGTCATGGCATGGTCAGTGCGGTAAACCATGTGTTCGAGCGCGCCGAATCTCGTGAGCAGGGGCGCGGAGCATTCCTGTTTCGTGAGAAAAATGGCGAGAATCCGGTACCTTTCCTGCCCGTAGAATCCCAAGGGCGCAAAGAAGTCCTGCAGATTGATGGTCAGGTTGTACCGGCCCTGAACATCTGGCACCTGTCCGCCGATCAGCCACTGACTGGCGCGGTGTATCGACAACAATTGGCCGCTGCCTGCGCCAGTGAAATAACGGCGTTACTCAATGGTGGTCAACAAGGCCGTGCGGGCTTCATACAGGACGGTAAGGACTTCAACGGTCTACTGCCATCGGATATCGCAATTCTGGTGCGCGACGGCAAAGAGGCCCAGGCCGTGCGTGGCGAACTTTCAGCCCGCGGCGTGCGCAGTGTTTACCTGTCAGACAAGGACTCAGTGTTCGCCGCGCAGGAGGCCCATGACCTGCTGACCTGGCTCAAGGCGTGTGCCGAGCCGGATGTCGAGCGTCCCCTCCGTGCCGCTCTTGCCTGCATCACACTGAACCTTTCGCTGGCTGAGCTGGAACGGCTGAATCAGGACGAACTGGCCTGGGAAGCACGGGTCATGCAGTTCCGCGGTTATCGCGAGCTCTGGCGCAAGCAGGGCGTGCTGCCAATGTTGCGGCGTTTGTTGCACGACTTCCAACTGCCCCAGGCGTTGATCGCGCGTAACGATGGCGAGCGAGTATTGACCAACCTGCTGCACCTGTCCGAGCTGCTGCAGCAGGCCTGCGCCGAACTCGATGGCGAGCAAGCCTTGATCCGTCATTTGTCCGAGCATCTGGCATTGTCCGGTCAGGCTGGCGAAGAACAGATCCTGCGCCTGGAAAGCGACGAGCAACTGGTCAAGGTTGTGACCATCCACAAATCCAAAGGGCTTGAATATCCATTGGTGTTTCTGCCGTTCATCTGCTCGGCAAAACCGGTGGACGGCAGCCGTTTGCCGTTGCATTACCACGACGCGACGGGCAAGGCTCAAGTGAGCTTGAAGCCGACGCCCGAGTTGGTCGCCCAGGCTGATGATGAGCGCTTGGCCGAGGACCTTCGGCTGCTCTATGTCGCCCTCACCCGGGCACAACATGCTTGTTGGGTCGGTGTGACGGACCTCAAGCGCGGCAATAACAACGGCTCGGTTCTGCACCTTTCAGCATTGGGTTATCTGCTGGGCGGTGGTGCGCCATTGGCCGAGTCGGCAGGGTTGCGGCGTTGGCTGGAAGATTTGCAGCAGGACTGCCCGGCGCTGAACTACGGTGAAATGCCTGAAGCGAGCGCCGAGCATTACCATCCGCCGCGCAATGAAGCGACCTTGCTTGCGCCGCTGATACCCAAGCGCAAGGCCAGCGAAAACTGGTGGATCGCCTCCTACAGCGCCTTGCGCATTGGCGACAGTCTGAGCGTGGGAAGTGACGAAGCTCCAGAGAGCCCGCAAGCACAAAAGCTTTTTGACGACGAACGTCTCGATCCGCAAGCGCCGCGAGAAGTGATTGCTGGCGGGGCTGATATCCATCGATTCCCTCGCGGGCCGAACCCCGGCACTTTTCTCCATGGATTGCTTGAGTGGGCCGGTGACGAAGGTTTTACCGCTGCACCACAGACTGTGGAAGACGCCATCGCCCGCCGCTGCAATCGCCGTGGCTGGGAAGGCTGGATCACGACGTTGAGTGATTGGCTGCAGCACTTGCTCAAATCCCCGCTGCACATCGGCGGCGGGCAGCCACCGGTGGTGTTCGAGCAGTTGACCCAATACCGGGTCGAGATGGAGTTCTGGTTCGCCAGCCACAAAGTCGATGTGCTCAAACTCGATGAACTGGTACGCCAATACACCCACAACGGCGTGGCCAGGGTGGCCGCCGAACCGGTGCTGCTCAATGGCATGTTCAAAGGCTTCATCGACCTGACGTTCGAGCACGATGGTCGTTATTACGTCGCCGACTACAAATCCAACTGGCTGGGCATCGATGATGCGG
The window above is part of the Pseudomonas sp. B21-048 genome. Proteins encoded here:
- the recC gene encoding exodeoxyribonuclease V subunit gamma yields the protein MPDATSLSAGFMVVHGNRLDELRSLVVSWMRRYPLAPLENEIALVQSNGIAQWLKLALAEDPEDDDMGGCGIAAAIDVQLPGSFMWQLYRMVLGRDEIPVKSLLDKAPLTWRLMRLLPQLINQPHFEPLQRFLTNDTDLRKRYQLAERLADLFDQYQVYRADWLEDWAEGRHQLRNGRGEAKALTPTNCWQAELWRALLLDVGEQGMAQSRAGVHQRFIERINSLDVAPSGLPSRVIVFGISSLPAQALEALAGLARFSQVLLCVHNPCRHHWADIVADKDLLRHQYKRQARKSGMPVVLDSQTLHQHAHPLLAAWGKQGRDYINLLDSYDDPNSYRSAFRDGRIDLFSENQPQNMLNQLQDDILELRPLNETREHWTAVDLSKDESIRFHIAHSAQREVEILHDQLLARFSADPDLRPRDVIVMVPDIDSYAPHIRAVFGQLDRFDPRFIPFTLADQGQRGRDPLLIAVEHLLKLPDSRFPVSEILDLLDVPALRARFGVEERDLPTLHRWIEGAGIRWGMNAEQRAGLGLPDELEQNSWRFGLRRMLLGYAVGSASACEGIEPYDEIGGLDAALIGPLVALLDALEIAHRELTQPAAPKQWGSRLQALVQLFFLASNEHDDYLLARLEELRETWLETCESVGLQDELPLTVVREAWLAGLDQGRLSQRFLAGAVNFCTLMPMRAIPFKLVCLLGMNDGDYPRAQPPLDFDLMGSDYRPGDRSRREDDRYLLLEALLSARDQLYISWVGRSIRDNSERPASVLIGQLRDHLGSGWRLHDDNDDLLESMTQEHPLQPFSARYFHEGDDLFSYASEWQVLHQAGDLATDIEVLEPYVQDEPLSLGQLQDFLRNPVRHFFSQRLKVFFEAAEVPLADEEPFVLDALQRYSLSDSLLEAALGQLEQTDQVLEAQAKRLQNSGLLPMAGFGECLQRELIEPLPDLLQRYRQLLALWPTPLTSALPVSLELHGLRLEGWLSGLHQRADGGLLSVTTIPNSIGSTKTRKWHRLTRPWVNHLVACASGMPMTTALVASDDSLLLGPIEEAAASRVLGDLLLAWQTGMRQPLPIAVKTAFAWLAQTDPAKADAAARKAYEGDGQTTDGERRESPALTRQYADYDALIADETFPDWCNALYRPLFEASWRSSTSEEARS
- the recB gene encoding exodeoxyribonuclease V subunit beta, whose amino-acid sequence is MTTKTPLALAFPLRGSQLIEASAGTGKTFTISALYLRLVLGHGGESSGFGRELLPPQILVVTFTDAATKELRERIRTRLAEAARFFRDETPAPDRLIAELREQYLPEQWSGCANRLDIAAQWMDEAAVSTIHSWCQRMLREHAFDSGSLFTQTLETDHSDLLGEVLRDYWRLFCYPMQGDALNWVRGNWGGPAALLPRVRGLFASERDSVEGKEPAELIAECLQERRAALLELKMPWRQWADELLAICHQGVASKSVDGRKMQPRYFEPWFEKLRAWAEDESLEQLDIGTGFTRLTPDGMAEAWKGEAPRHPGLDAMPGLKTSLDGLPTPDAAVLQHAAHWVGARFEEEKRRRAEMGFDDMLLRLDAALQSEGGERLATLIREQFPVALIDEFQDTDPVQYRIFESIYRIEDNNPETGLFLIGDPKQAIYAFRGADIYTYLRARQATTGRLHTLGTNFRSSHGMVSAVNHVFERAESREQGRGAFLFREKNGENPVPFLPVESQGRKEVLQIDGQVVPALNIWHLSADQPLTGAVYRQQLAAACASEITALLNGGQQGRAGFIQDGKDFNGLLPSDIAILVRDGKEAQAVRGELSARGVRSVYLSDKDSVFAAQEAHDLLTWLKACAEPDVERPLRAALACITLNLSLAELERLNQDELAWEARVMQFRGYRELWRKQGVLPMLRRLLHDFQLPQALIARNDGERVLTNLLHLSELLQQACAELDGEQALIRHLSEHLALSGQAGEEQILRLESDEQLVKVVTIHKSKGLEYPLVFLPFICSAKPVDGSRLPLHYHDATGKAQVSLKPTPELVAQADDERLAEDLRLLYVALTRAQHACWVGVTDLKRGNNNGSVLHLSALGYLLGGGAPLAESAGLRRWLEDLQQDCPALNYGEMPEASAEHYHPPRNEATLLAPLIPKRKASENWWIASYSALRIGDSLSVGSDEAPESPQAQKLFDDERLDPQAPREVIAGGADIHRFPRGPNPGTFLHGLLEWAGDEGFTAAPQTVEDAIARRCNRRGWEGWITTLSDWLQHLLKSPLHIGGGQPPVVFEQLTQYRVEMEFWFASHKVDVLKLDELVRQYTHNGVARVAAEPVLLNGMFKGFIDLTFEHDGRYYVADYKSNWLGIDDAAYTEQAMEQSILDNRYDLQYVLYLLALHRQLKARLVDYDYDRHVGGALYLFLRGTRAASQGVYFARPPRELIERLDRLFQGKPEPKAEPAWEQGVLL